GCTCGCGCTGCTGGTACCGCTCGTGGCGTGGTTCGTGAGTAAGTACATCTGACTCTCGCCCACCACGCATGTGCCATCGCCCCGCCTGACGACATCGTCGCGCATCGACGACGGCTGTCGACAGCGACGGTTTCGCCGCACATTGTGGAGCGACGCGGCAGTGGCGCGCAGCGCTGGAGAGTCAATTCGACGGGGGCACTATGAAATGGACATGGCTGGCGCTCGCAATCGTCGTGGTGGTGCGTGCCGTACCAACACAGGCGCAGGCACCGACGCCGTTGGCACCAAAAGCGGTGGCCGACAGCTTCTTCGCGGCGGTGCGCGCGGAGCGTTGGGCGAGCGCCGCGGCGTATCTCGACATGGACGCGTTCGCGCGGCTCCTTCGGGAACGGGTGAACATGGCCCGCATGACCCGAGCGGAGCCACCGATCTCGGTCGAAACACTGATGGCGCAGGACTCGACGATGCCCCGCGCGGTGGCCGAGTGGCAGGTCGCGAAGATGCGTCGCTACGACGCGAATCGGCCGCCTGACGACTTTTCCCAGGACTTCATCGGCATCACGTCGCTTCGCGCGCTCGAGGCGCTCACGCCCGCAGACGGCGCCGTGCGCTGGCTCGAAGCGCAGGACCCCAACGCCAGCTTGCGGCGCGCCGTCGCGAAGCTCAACTGTCCTCAGGTGAGCGCCGACTCGCTCCGAACGTTGTCGCTGTTCACGCGGGCCGTCCTCGCGGCCGTCGAGGTGAACGACTCGACCGCGTATGTACTCACGTCGATCGACGTCTTCGGTAATGCTATGGACGGGGACGACACCCCACCGCCGGACCTGGTACTCCTGCGTCGGAAGGCGGGTGCCTGGCGCGTGGTACCGAGCCCCTGGCTCATGAAGGGCATGAATATGGGGTTCGGGTATCCCCGGTGTGCTCCGAGGAATGAGCACTAATTCGTACGCAGCCGCACGTGCAGACTCGCTCGACGAGCGGCTGAGCTCGCGCGGAAAGGAATTTCGCCGCATCGTAATCGCGAGGTAGTCGGCCCCGCCGCTACCGCGCTCCCGATCCTTCACTCTTCCCCCTCCATGCGTACACCCCTGCTGCAGTTCCTGTCGAACGCGCTCGCCGAGGCCGCGAAATCCGGCTCTGCTCCGGATACCGGCCGCCCGACTCTGTCGATCGCCGAGCGGCCGTTCACGCGACGTGCCTTCGTCGGTGCCGCGGGGCTCACCACGGGCGCGCTCGTGGCGGGCTGTCGCGACTTGTCGCCGACGGGAATTGCCGCTACGCCGCGCAGCACGAAGACCACGAGGTCGGAACGGGTGGTGGTGATCGGCGCCGGGCTCGCTGGCCTCACCTGCGCGCGGCGTTTGAAAGAGCAGGGCATCGCCGCCACGGTCTACGAAGCGAACACGCGTCTTGGCGGGCGCTGCTGGACCAACCGCAGCGACTTCGGCGCACAGATCGCGGAGCACGGCGGTGAGTTGATCGATCAGGGGCACACCGCGATCCGGCACTTGGCACAGGAGCTGGGGCTCGTGTTGGACAATGTGCTCGCCGCCGAAGCCAACGGCACCGAATTGCAGCTCTGGTTCGACGGTGCGCCGTACAGTTACCGGCAGGCGGTGGAAGACCTCAAGGCGGTGTGGCAGCCACTCAAGCGAGACTACGTCGAAGCGGGCTATCCGACGCTGTACACACAGTCCACCGCGCGCGGCCGTGAGCTCGACGCGCTGAGCATTCGCGACTGGATCGCCACGCGCGTGCCCGGTGGCATGAGCTCGCGCGTCGGCAAGATGCTCGACGTGGCCTACAACATCGAATACGGCGCGGAGAGCACCGACCAGGCTGCCCTCAACCTCGTCTATCTGCTCGGCGGCGTCGGTCAGGGACAACTGCGTCTGTTCGGACCGTCCAACGAAAAGTCCAAGGTGCGCGGCGGCAACGACCAGATCGTCGCGCGCATGGCCGCGGGACTCGGCGGTCAGGTGGAGACGTCGCGCGCCCTCGTCGCGTTGCGCGCCACGGGATCACGGTACACGCTCGACTTCGATGGTGGTGCGCCGGTGGTGGCCGACCGTGTCGTGCTGGCGCTGCCGTTCTCCATCCTGCGCGAATGCGTGGACATCAGTGGCGCCAACTTTCCCCTTGTGAAGCGTCGCGCGATCGCGGAACTCGGCATGGGCCGCAATGTCAAACTCGCGCTGCAGTTCAACACCCGGCACTGGCGCACCCTCGGCGGCAATGGCGACAGCTTCAGCGATCGCGGCTATCAGGCCACGTGGGAAGTGACGCGTGCGCAGCCCGGTACCAAAGGCATCTTGGTGAACTATACCGGAGGCAACGTGACCGATTCGCAGAGTGGGGGGCTGTCGTCAGCGCTCGCGACCGAATTTCTCACGCGCATCGAGCCGGTGATGCCGGGACTGACCGCGCAGTACACCGGGGTGAGCACGTTCGACGATTGGCCGCGCAACCCGTGGTCGTTGGGATCGTACTCGTACTACCGGGTGGGTCAGTACACGCGTTTCGCCGGGGCCGAAGGTGAGGCTGTTGGCAGTTGCCACTTCTGCGGCGAGCACACCTCCATCAACGCGCAGGGCTACCTCGAGGGCGCTGTGGAGTCGGGCGAGCGAGCGGCGCGCGAGATTCTTGCGGCGGCGAAATGAATCGCGCCATGCGCTTTACGGCTGGTGCGGCCGTCGTGGTGTTGCTCGGCGCGCTGGCGACACGACTCGCCGTGGGGCCGATTCACGCCGTGCGGAACGCGTCGGAGTGCGAGCGGGCCTATGCGGGGGCACGCACACACTCCGACTCAATCTCGGTGACGTTCCTCTCGTTTCCCGATGCCGCCTCGCGCGGCATTCGACGGCGGTGCGGAGAACTCCACGCCGCCGTCGTCAGTGCGCCGGGGCGATAGCCATCGCTACGCCATGCGGCGCAAGTAGGGCTATTTGAGTGCGTTGAACGCGGACAGCACCGCCAACAGATCGGGGCTTGTGAACGTGTACTCGCCCTTCGCCGAACTGCTGGCACCATCGAACGTCTTGCCGTCTTTGGCCACCTTGAGCACCATCGCATACGGTGGGGTCATCGCGAACGGGCGATACGTCGCACGGGCCCGCACGGCGCGTTCGACGCCGAGGCGGATGGCGTCCTGCGCGGCTGTGGGTGACATGCCGTTGATCGCGCCGCCGATGGCTTCCTTCACCGCCACGCCGTCGACGTTGCCCAACAGTTCGCGAAGCTGCCGCACGACCGCGCCGTCGCCGGCGACGAACACCACGGGCACGCCGTACAGTCCCGCCACGAGCGCGTTGTAGCCGCCCTCGGGCAGCGAGCGGCCGTTGATGGAGAAGTCGACCACGTTGCCATTCGACGTGTGCGCCAGGATCGCGTTGGGCGTGCCCGCTCGCGCGTGATAGCCGATGAACACGACCGCCGCGAACGTGCTGTCGAGGCCCTCCATCATGTTCTTCGGGCCCGCGCTCGCGCCACGCAACAGCTTGGCCCGGGGATCGAGATCGCCCGGCAGCATGTTCTGCTTGGCGCCATGCGAGTCCCGCACGACCACTTCAGTGGCACCGGCGCTCCACGCACCAGCGACCGCCGCGCTGGCCTCCTGCGCCATGATCTTGCGAAAATACTGGTAGTCGCCCGACGTGCCGCCCACGTCACTCCCCGACACGACGCCAGCGAGACCTTCCATGTCGACCGAGACGAAGACCTTGAGGGGACGAGACTGCGAACGAGGTTGCGCGAGCGCCGGCGTGCCGGCCAGTGCGACGAGGGCCAGCGATGTAAGCGCCGCGCGGAGCCGCGAGGAGAAGCGGGACGTGAGCATTGATCGCACGTGGTAAGGGGTGGGGAAGCGTACACCGACGCATGCATCAAAGACGGTCACCTCGTCCAGCCTCGAACGCAATAGTGCCGTATCGGCAACGACGGTGCGTGCAACGTTCTGGCCACGCGGGCGATCAGCGCCTAAGCTTGGCGAGACGCCGTCCGATGGCCCCGGATCGACGCCACAACCGCCCGACAGGAGATTCGATGACGCTGCACCATCACGCTTCACGTGCCATCCATCACGCGAAGCTGCTCTCGACCCTCACGGTCGCGTGGTCGGTCGCTTTGTCGGTCGAGTTGTCGGTCACACCGCGTGTGGTCAGCGCGCAGGGCACACTCGCCGATTATCGACGCGCCGCCGCGATCAACCAGCGGTTTGCCAATCTCACCACCGGTATCACGTCGGGCCTGTCGTGGGTCGGCCGGACCAACCAAGCCGTCTATCGCGTGTCGGTACCGGGCGGCAACCGGTTCGTGAAGGTCGATGCCGATCAATGGAGCAAACAGCCCGCCTTCGATCACGCCGCGGTCGCCGCGGGGCTCTCGGTCGCGAGTGGCCAGCGCTATACCGACATCACGCTGCCGTTTCCGTCGGTGGTGTTCGTGGAGAACGGATTGGCGATTGAAGGGAATGCGAGCGGCGGTCGCTATCGCTGCGCGGTGAACGGCGGGGCCTGCGCGCGTATCGGTGACGCCACGCCAGCCGAAGGCAGCGCGGCGCCGAATGGCGGTGATCGCGGGGCGGCTGCACGCGGAGGCGCTGCCCGCTGCGGCGGTGCTGCGCCGGGGCAGGGACAAGGCCAACCGGCCGAGAATGTCGGCGTGTACTCGCCCGATTGCCGCCTGGTGGCGTTCGTGCAGAACTACAATATCGCGATCCGAAATGCGCCTGTCCCCAACGCAGCACCGAACGGGATGCCGAATTACACGCTGCTGAGTACCGACGGATCGGAAGGCGATGCGTACGTGCAGAACTCGATCGTATGGTCGCCCGATTCGAGAAAGCTGGTGGCCTATCGGCAGGTGCCCGGCTACAACCGCATGGTCACGTTCGTGCGCTCGTCGCCCACCGACCAGCTGCAGCCGAAAACCGAGAACACGCGGTCCCTTGGCGGCTTCGCATCGAACTACGCGAAGCCCGGTGATGTGCTGGCCACCAATCAGCCGTCCATTTTCGACGTAGAGACCAAGCGGCAGATCGTGATCGACCGTGCGCTGTTTCCAAATCCGTACGCGATCTCGCGGCCGGTGTGGCGCAAGGACAATGGCGCGTACGCGTTCCACTACAATCAGCGCGGCCACATGACGTACCGCGTGCTCGAGGTTAACGCAAACACAGGCGCCGTGCGGCCGATGATCGACGAAGTGACGAAGAGTTTCTTCATGTACAGCGATGCCGGCCACAACTTCATCCACGACCTCGGCTCCAATTGTCGCTTGGCGCAGGGTGGCGGCGCGTGCAGCAGCTACACGGGCGACGACCTGTTGTGGGTCTCCGAACGCGACGGCTGGAATCACCTGTACCTCATGGACGGCCGGACGGGTCGGGTGAAGAACCAGATTACCAAGGGCGATTGGGTAATGCGTGGCGTGGACAGCGTCGATGTGGCGAATCGTCAGATTTACTTTCGCGCCAGTGGCATGAATCAGGGGCAGGACCCGTACTTCGTGCACTTTTATCGCATCAACTTCGATGGCACGGGGTTGGTCGCGTACACCGAGGCAAACGGTATGCACGCGATCAGCTGGTCGCCCGACCGCACGTTCTACATCGACACGTACTCACGAGTCGACATGCCGCCGGTCGTTGAGCTGAAACGCGCCACCGACCGCCGCACGCTCGTGCTGGAGCAGGGCGACATGTCGGCGGCGGTGAAGGCGGGCTTCCGTGCGCCGGAAGTGTTCGTCGCCAAAGGCCGTGACGGCACGACGGACATCTGGGGATTCATCGTGCGTCCGGTAACGTTCGACGCGAAGAAGAAGTACCCGGTCATCGAGCAGATCTACGCCGGCCCGCACGACAATCACGTCCCGAAGTCGTGGGGTGGCGGTCAGAATCTCACGGCCACGGCTGAACTCGGGTTCGTGTTGGCGCAGGTCGATGGCATGGGCACGAGCAATCGCTCCAAGCGATTCCACGACGTGGCGTGGAAGAATCTCAAGGATGCCGGCTTCCCCGATCGCATCTTGTGGCACAAGGCGATCAACCAGAAGTACGCGTGGTACGACACCGATCGCGTGGGGATCTACGGCACGTCAGCCGGTGGGCAGAATGCGGCTGGTGCGGTGTTTTTCTTCCCGGAGTTCTACGATGTCGCCGTGGCGAATTCGGGATGCCACGACAATCGCATGGACAAGATCTGGTGGAATGAAGCGTGGATGGGCGAGATGGGCGCGCACTACGACAGCAATTCCAACGTCGGCGCGGCCAAGAACCTGAAAGGCCATCTCTACCTGACCGTTGGAGAGCTCGACACCAACGTCGATCCGTCGTCCACGCTGCAAGTGGCCGACGCGTTGATCCGCGCCGGCAAGGACTTTGATCTGCTTGTGGTGCCCAACGGCGGCCACGGGGCGACGGGAGCACAAGGCACGCGCAAGCGCAACGACTTCTTCGTGCGCTGGCTGTTGGGCGTGACGCCGCCCGATTGGAATTCCGGCATCACGGCGGCCGAGCCGACACCAGTCGGCGCCGCGCAAGGCTCGCGCGGGGACTTCGAGTTCCCGTCGGACGAGCTGCCGGAGGACGGCTTCTTCGCGCGCGACCCGAGCTTTTCGTCGGCCCGCGCCTGGTGGTTCTGACTATCAGGCGTGGCCGCCGAGGGTGCGCGTCCGCGATGTGTCGTAGCCACTCGCCCAGCAGCGCTGCATATTCCCGACGGAGGCTCTCCAGTTCTCCCGCGGCTGCGATTTCTCCGGACGTAAATACCCAATGGGGAAGAGCGATTTCACCGACCTTCCGCGCGACACGGTAGCGGACGGGAAAGACGGCCTCGATCACGTGGTCCGCGCCGTGTACGCGGAGCTTCGCACGCTCGCACGCCAACGACTGCGCGCCGCGCCAGCCGAACGGTCGCTCAACACGACCGGTCTCGTCCACGAGGCCTATCTGCGTCTCTTGGACTCGGACATACCAGTGCAGGATCGGGAGCATTTCTTAGCGATTGCGTCACGCGCTATGCGACACGTTCTCGTGGACCATGCGCGAGCGCGTACGGCCACCAAACGCGGGGGCGGGGTCGCGCTCGAAGAGCTGCACGAGGATGTTCCGATGGGCGAGCTCGATATCGATAAAGTGATGGAGTTGGATGCCGCGCTGACGAGGCTTGAGGAGCTCGACGAGCGACAGGCGCGTATGGTCGAGCAGCGCTACTTCGGCGGACTCACGCTCGAGGAGGTCGCCGCAGCGATGGATTGCTCGCTCGCTACGGTGAAGCGGGACCTGCGCTCCGCTCGGGCCTGGCTGGCCACCGAGTTACGCGGCGCATGATTCCCGATCGCGCACTCTGGCAACGGGCCCGCGCCCTGTTCGACGAGCTGGTCGATCTGGAGCCGGCGGTGCGCGAAGCACAGTTACAGGAGCTGAAGCAAGACGACGCCACGCTGTACGCGGCGGTCGCGCGGCTGCTCGGCGCCGACTCCCGTTCGGAGGACGCGCTGCGTGACTATAGCTTCGGGTCGCCGCACGCCGTGCCCGCAGCGGTTGCGAATTCCCAGGATCCGCTGGGCATCGTGGGGCACGTCGTGTCGCATTTCCGCATCACGGGTTTCGTAGCGGCAGGCGGTATGGGTGTCGTGTATGCCGCCGAAGATGTGCAGCTCGGGCGCACGGTCGCCCTCAAGTTTCCGCTGCCACAGGAGCAGCTCGATCGCGCGGTACAGGAGCGTTTTGTTAACGAAGCGCGATCCGTCGCGTCGCTCGATCATCCCAATCTCTGCACGATTCACGAGATCGGCGAGAGTGAGCACGGTGTCTTCCTGGCCATGCCCCTGTACTTCGGCGAAACACTGCGGGACCGTCTCAATCGCACCGGCACGCTGGAGCCAGACGAAGCGATCGAGCTTGTGCGGCAGGTGACGCTCGGACTCGTCGCCGCGCACGAGGTGGGAGTTGTCCATCGCGATCTCAAGCCGGGAAACCTCATGTTGCTGGCTGATGGCTCGGTGAAGATTCTCGACTTCGGCCTGGCCAAGATCCGCGACGTCAATCTCACGAAATCGCGCATGACGCTCGGTACGATCGGCTACGTCGCGCCCGAGCAAATCCGACGCCGCCCTGTTGATGCGAGAGCGGACGTGTGGGCGGTGGGCGTGATGTTGTACGAGATGCTGACAGGCACGCTTCCGTTCCGCGGCGAGCACGAAGTCGCGATTCTGCACGCCGTGCTGCACGAGGAGCCACGCCGTCCGTCGGAAGTGAATCGCGCGCTGACCCCCGCGATCGACAATCTCATCGGGGCGCTGATTCAGAAGGACCCTGCGGCCAGATATCAATCCTCCGGAGCGCTGCTCGCCGACCTTGAGGCGATCCAAGCCGGTGCATCGGTAAGCCACCGTGCGCCATTCTGGAGCCAAAGTGTGCGACGACGGCAGGCGCGGGCGGTACTGCTCCCGGCCGGAGCGGTCGTGCTCGTGGCAATCGGCGGCGCGTCGTGGGGCATCAAGCTTCGCGCGGACCGCGCCGCCTTGACGCGCGCCGAATCAGCCCGCGCGCCAGTGCTCTCGTGGGTGCGTGACACGACAGAGGTCCGTACCGCCGCGCAGCTGCTGGCGGCCATGGATCCGGTAAACGCCGGCCGTGCGGTGCGCCTCGCCGCGGGCACATACGACGTGTCGAGTCCAATCACCGTCCCCGACGGCATGACGCTGATCGGAGCGGGCGTGATGCAGTTCGATGCACAAGCGCTGCCCATCGGCTTCACGGACGCGACGCGATCCACCATTCGCATGATGGAGAGCAGCGACGGCAGCGTCATTACGCTCGGCCACCGCACCACGCTTCGCGGGCTCGAGATCGTCGATCTGGAGGGGCGTTCAGGTAATGTGATTGCGGTGGCCTCGCGACACCCGCGAGAT
This region of Gemmatimonas groenlandica genomic DNA includes:
- a CDS encoding flavin monoamine oxidase family protein, with amino-acid sequence MRTPLLQFLSNALAEAAKSGSAPDTGRPTLSIAERPFTRRAFVGAAGLTTGALVAGCRDLSPTGIAATPRSTKTTRSERVVVIGAGLAGLTCARRLKEQGIAATVYEANTRLGGRCWTNRSDFGAQIAEHGGELIDQGHTAIRHLAQELGLVLDNVLAAEANGTELQLWFDGAPYSYRQAVEDLKAVWQPLKRDYVEAGYPTLYTQSTARGRELDALSIRDWIATRVPGGMSSRVGKMLDVAYNIEYGAESTDQAALNLVYLLGGVGQGQLRLFGPSNEKSKVRGGNDQIVARMAAGLGGQVETSRALVALRATGSRYTLDFDGGAPVVADRVVLALPFSILRECVDISGANFPLVKRRAIAELGMGRNVKLALQFNTRHWRTLGGNGDSFSDRGYQATWEVTRAQPGTKGILVNYTGGNVTDSQSGGLSSALATEFLTRIEPVMPGLTAQYTGVSTFDDWPRNPWSLGSYSYYRVGQYTRFAGAEGEAVGSCHFCGEHTSINAQGYLEGAVESGERAAREILAAAK
- a CDS encoding ECF-type sigma factor codes for the protein MGKSDFTDLPRDTVADGKDGLDHVVRAVYAELRTLARQRLRAAPAERSLNTTGLVHEAYLRLLDSDIPVQDREHFLAIASRAMRHVLVDHARARTATKRGGGVALEELHEDVPMGELDIDKVMELDAALTRLEELDERQARMVEQRYFGGLTLEEVAAAMDCSLATVKRDLRSARAWLATELRGA
- a CDS encoding serine/threonine-protein kinase is translated as MIPDRALWQRARALFDELVDLEPAVREAQLQELKQDDATLYAAVARLLGADSRSEDALRDYSFGSPHAVPAAVANSQDPLGIVGHVVSHFRITGFVAAGGMGVVYAAEDVQLGRTVALKFPLPQEQLDRAVQERFVNEARSVASLDHPNLCTIHEIGESEHGVFLAMPLYFGETLRDRLNRTGTLEPDEAIELVRQVTLGLVAAHEVGVVHRDLKPGNLMLLADGSVKILDFGLAKIRDVNLTKSRMTLGTIGYVAPEQIRRRPVDARADVWAVGVMLYEMLTGTLPFRGEHEVAILHAVLHEEPRRPSEVNRALTPAIDNLIGALIQKDPAARYQSSGALLADLEAIQAGASVSHRAPFWSQSVRRRQARAVLLPAGAVVLVAIGGASWGIKLRADRAALTRAESARAPVLSWVRDTTEVRTAAQLLAAMDPVNAGRAVRLAAGTYDVSSPITVPDGMTLIGAGVMQFDAQALPIGFTDATRSTIRMMESSDGSVITLGHRTTLRGLEIVDLEGRSGNVIAVASRHPRDSVDAAIIETVIVNANPLAIGPSGALGRGLWVTTQNPNMGKEPAPHEGSALSVHLTRSIIRSPSGGGGFFAYNFAAVSSIRVEIAGSVIGGSNEANGGVSRPDAVHDSNVHLVSTGNLYRNEWANPCVSPLLGWNFTGGSGAPIPIRLAASTRNQLRVQSVNDRLEGFTTAVIATGGRRFFAEPLNAAPTDNHVELQLIGTTISTPACDDRDGTTAVDNTAGIPSARKAIVADLRLTGAASEIDRLHPGDRNTVRVELRGVTGSGRRSNRYIDEGGPLGELPAQFRGSGNRLEIVGDPQSFARMNRTIVPAPALGYFRPIQTAVARKPASEATLRSTFR
- a CDS encoding prolyl oligopeptidase family serine peptidase → MTLHHHASRAIHHAKLLSTLTVAWSVALSVELSVTPRVVSAQGTLADYRRAAAINQRFANLTTGITSGLSWVGRTNQAVYRVSVPGGNRFVKVDADQWSKQPAFDHAAVAAGLSVASGQRYTDITLPFPSVVFVENGLAIEGNASGGRYRCAVNGGACARIGDATPAEGSAAPNGGDRGAAARGGAARCGGAAPGQGQGQPAENVGVYSPDCRLVAFVQNYNIAIRNAPVPNAAPNGMPNYTLLSTDGSEGDAYVQNSIVWSPDSRKLVAYRQVPGYNRMVTFVRSSPTDQLQPKTENTRSLGGFASNYAKPGDVLATNQPSIFDVETKRQIVIDRALFPNPYAISRPVWRKDNGAYAFHYNQRGHMTYRVLEVNANTGAVRPMIDEVTKSFFMYSDAGHNFIHDLGSNCRLAQGGGACSSYTGDDLLWVSERDGWNHLYLMDGRTGRVKNQITKGDWVMRGVDSVDVANRQIYFRASGMNQGQDPYFVHFYRINFDGTGLVAYTEANGMHAISWSPDRTFYIDTYSRVDMPPVVELKRATDRRTLVLEQGDMSAAVKAGFRAPEVFVAKGRDGTTDIWGFIVRPVTFDAKKKYPVIEQIYAGPHDNHVPKSWGGGQNLTATAELGFVLAQVDGMGTSNRSKRFHDVAWKNLKDAGFPDRILWHKAINQKYAWYDTDRVGIYGTSAGGQNAAGAVFFFPEFYDVAVANSGCHDNRMDKIWWNEAWMGEMGAHYDSNSNVGAAKNLKGHLYLTVGELDTNVDPSSTLQVADALIRAGKDFDLLVVPNGGHGATGAQGTRKRNDFFVRWLLGVTPPDWNSGITAAEPTPVGAAQGSRGDFEFPSDELPEDGFFARDPSFSSARAWWF
- a CDS encoding M55 family metallopeptidase, translating into MLTSRFSSRLRAALTSLALVALAGTPALAQPRSQSRPLKVFVSVDMEGLAGVVSGSDVGGTSGDYQYFRKIMAQEASAAVAGAWSAGATEVVVRDSHGAKQNMLPGDLDPRAKLLRGASAGPKNMMEGLDSTFAAVVFIGYHARAGTPNAILAHTSNGNVVDFSINGRSLPEGGYNALVAGLYGVPVVFVAGDGAVVRQLRELLGNVDGVAVKEAIGGAINGMSPTAAQDAIRLGVERAVRARATYRPFAMTPPYAMVLKVAKDGKTFDGASSSAKGEYTFTSPDLLAVLSAFNALK